The sequence ACAGTCGTAGCGGCGAGGGGACGGACGCCAGTGACGGACAGCGCAGGCATACCGGGCGGCACCGCGGCCGGGGGTTCGGGGCGGACCCCGCGCAACCGCGGGCGTCGGCGCCGCGTGCTGCGCCGGATCGGGCTCGGGACGGCCTTCGTGGTCCTGGCGGGCACGGCCACCGGCTGGTGGCTCTACAACAAGCTCGACGGGAACATCACCGAGGACACCTCGGCCGCGGCCGAGCTGAGGCGCTACGAGCGCGAGCGCCCGGCGCACCTGGCCACCGGGGCCCAGAACATCCTGCTGATCGGCTCGGACTCGCGCTCCGGCAAGGACAACGCCCGGTACGGGCAGGACGGGGGCACCCAGCGCTCGGACACCACGATCCTGCTGCACCTGCCGCAGGACCGCCGGAGCGCGACCGCGGTGTCGATACCCCGGGACCTGATGACGGACATCCCCTCCTGCCTGCAGCCGGACGGGAGCCGCACCGCCGCCCGGTTCTCCCAGTTCAACTGGGCGTTCCAGTGGGGCGGGGCCGCCTGCACGATCCGTACGGTGGAGAAGCTCACCGGGATCCGGGTCGACCACCACATGGTGATCGACTTCGGCGGGTTCAAGAAGATGGTCGACGCCATCGGCGGGGTGGAGGTCTGCCTCAAGGAGCCGGTGAACGACTCCGAGGCCAAGCTGCGGCTCGCCGCCGGCCGCCAGACCCTCCGGGGCGAGCAGGCGCTGGGCTACGTCCGTGCCCGCCACAGCCTGGGCAACGGCAGTGACACCGAACGGATGGACCGGCAGCAGCAGTTCCTCGGATCGCTCGTCAAGAAGGTGCAGAGCAACGGGGTGCTGCTCAATCCGACCCGGCTGTATCCGCTGCTGGACGCGGCGACCTCCTCGGTGACCACGGACCCGGGACTGGCCTCGCTGCGCGGCCTGTACGAACTCGTGCGGGGCATGCGGGACATCCCGACCCATCAGGTCAAGTTCCTGACGGTGCCCCGCAAGCCCTACGCGCCCGACCCGAACCGGGACGAGCTGGTCGAGCCGGACGCGGAGCGGCTGTTCCAGCAGCTGCGGATGGACAAGCCGGTCACGGTCGCCCCGCCGAAGCCCACCCCGACGGGGGCCGCGGCGGAGGCCGCCGAGGCGGACACGGAGGCCGGTTCGGACACGGACTCCACGAACGAGGGAACCATCACACCTCAGGTACCCGTCCCTACTTTCACGGGAACGACTGCGGGCAACGCCGACTGCCGGTAAAGCAATCCCAAAAGCCGGTGACCGAACCGAGTGGGATGGGCGGTTCGCCCCGTTATAAGGGGAGTGGAATTTGTCACCAGCATGGTTTGCCGCCGAACAGGGCGGATAGGGTGAGCGATCCGGTGCCCGGCCGGACCAGAGGCGGGCACCAGCAGCCGGATCGTTGACCGTGCGCCTGGGGGAGGCGCGTCGCGAGGCACCGACGGAGGATTCGAGCAACCGTGGATGCGCAAAGCCGTGGGCGGGCGGACGAAATCGACCCCGCAGACCAGTGGGTACTCAATCCCCGCACCGGCAACTACGAACTGCGACTGGCCGACTCCGCCGCGCAAGCGCGGCCCAAGGTCACAGCACCCCGCAGATCGCCGTCTGCCCCCTCGACGCCGACCAAGCCCACCCCCGGGGTACCGCGGCCGCGCCGCGGCGACCCGCCTCCGGGCGGCCGGCGCGGCGGGCGCTCCCGCAAGCTCGGCGGTGGCGGCCGTAAGAAGGCGCTGGCCATCACCGGAGGTGTGGTGGCGTTCCTGCTGGTCGGCGGCGGCGTGGCCGGTTACCTCTACTACGACCACCTGAACGGCAACCTCAGCGTCACCGACGTGGCGGGCGCCGGCACCGGCGGTTTCAAGAAGGACCAGCCGATCAACATCCTGGTGATCGGAACGGACAAGCGCACCGGCGCGGGCAACGAGAACTACGGGGACAAGGACAGCGTCGGCCACGCCGACACCACGATCCTGTTCCACGTCTCGAAGGACCGGACGAACGCGACCGCGCTCTCCATCCCCCGCGACCTGATCACCAACATCCCGGCCTGCCCCACGAAACAGCCGGACGGATCGACGAAGACGATCGCGCCGACCAAGAACACCCGCTTCAACACCAGCCTGGGCCAGGAGGGCCGGGACGCGGGCTGCACGATGCGAACGGTCAAGGAACTCACCGGCATCGAGGTCGACCACTTCATGATGGCCGACTTCAACGCCGTCAAGACGCTGAGCACGGCGGTCGGCGGAGTACCGGTGTGCCTGGACAAGGCCGTCAACGACGAAGAGGGTTCCCACCTCAAGTTGGATGCCGGCGAACACCGGTTGGAGGGCGAGCAGGCCCTCGCCTTCGTCCGGACCCGGCACGGCTTCGGCAACAACAGCGACCTCGACCGGATCAGGATCCAGCAGCAGTTCCTGGGTTCGATGATGCGCGAGATGAAGTCGAAGGAGACGCTGACCAGCCCCAAGAAGTTCCTCTCCCTCGCGGAAGCCGCCACCAAGTCGCTGGGCGTGGACTCGGGGATCGGGTCCATCGGCAAACTCACCGATCTGGCGGGTGAGTTGAAGGGCATCGACACGAAGAACATCACCTTCACCACCCTGCCCGTGAAGGACAATCCGGCCGAACCGGAAGGCAAGAAGGCGACCGTCGTCGTCGAGAAGTCCCTGGCCGATCCGCTGCTGCAGATGATCCGGGGGGACGTCTCGCTCACGGAGGTCGAGAAGAAGGAACAGGCCGCCAAGGAGGCGGCCGACGCGGACGCGAAGGCCAAGCAGGACGCCCTGCTCCAGGGCAACCGCGCGGCCGCGGCGGACGTACGGGTGAGCGTCTACAACGGCGGCGGCCCCAAGGGCTCCGCCTCCACCACGCTGAACTGGCTGCAGAACAGCAAGGGCGTGTCCAAGTCCAGCAACGACGGCAACGCACCCTCCAAGGTCGACGCCACGCAGCTGGAGTACGCCCCCAACCAGGCCGACCAGGCCCGGGCGCTGGCGGACATGATGGGCCTGCCCGCGACCGCGCTGAAGGTGGGGACGGCCGACGCCTCGGCGAAGACGCCGATGAAGCTGACGCTGGGTCCGGACTTCCAGCAGCCGGGCTCCCCGCTGACGGCCGCGGCGCCCCAGCAGCTGCCCCAGGACGTGCAGCAGGCGCAGGCCGACAAGGCGATCTGCGCCAAGTAACAGGACTCGGCCGGTGATTCCGGCACTCTGTCGACCATGAAGGATCTCGAGGGGGACGTGTGAGGCACAGCAGCGTGCGAGGGGAGGGGGCGACCGCCCAGGCCGGCGAGGAGATATCCGGCGGCGAGGCGGACGCTTCCGGCACGGTGCCCCCACAGCGGGGCGGCTCCGGAACGGCTCGCCGTTCGGACGGCGGCCGTCCCCGCAGACAGGGCAGACGGCGCGTGCTGCGCTGGACGGCTTCCGTGCTGTCCCTGCTGATACTCGGGACGGCGGGCGCCGGGTACCTGTACTACCAGCACCTGAACGGCAGCATCCACACGGACGCGCTGAACCTCGGCGAGACCAAACTGGGCGGTTCCAAGCCCAACGCCTTCGGGCAGACCCCTCTCAACATCCTGCTGATCGGCTCCGACGCGCGCGACGACGCCGCGAACCAGGCCCTCGGCGGGGCCACCGACACCTTCGACGGCCCGCCGCTGGCGGACGTGCAGATGCTGCTGCACCTGTCCGCCGACCGCAGCAACATGTCGGTGGTCTCGATGCCGCGCGACACGATGCTGACGATGCCCAAGTGCACCGAGCCGGGCGGCAAGGTGCACCCCGCCAGCAAGGGCCTCGTCCAGACCAACGAGTCCCTGCAGCGCGGCGGTCCGGGCTGCACGGTCGCCGCCTGGCAGGAACTGACCAAGATCCCCATCGATCACTTCATGATGATCGACTTCAAGGGCGTGGTCTCGATGGCCGACGCCATCGGCGGCGTCCCGGTCTGCGTCGAGGAGAACGTCCACTCCCGTACCCGGGACGGCAAGGGCTCCGGCCTGAAGCTGCCGAAGGGCACGAGCGTCATCCAGGGCGAGCAGGCCCTGCAGTGGCTGCGCACCCGCTACGGCTTCGAGGACGGCACCGACATCGGCCGCACCCACGCGCAGCACCAGTACATGACGTCGATGGCCCGCGAGTTCCGCAAGAACGCCAAGCTCACCAACCCGGTGAAGCTCAACAGCCTGGCGCAGGCGGCCATCGACGCCATGGTCGTGGACACCGGCCTGAACAAGATCGACAAGCTGTACGACCTGAGCATGGAGCTCAAGAAGGTGCCCCCGGGCCGGATCACCATGACCACCATGCCCTGGGTCTACAGCACCAAGCCCGGCCTGGACGGTCGGGTCGAGCCCATGGCGAACGAGGCCGAGGCCGTCTTCCGGATGGTCCGCGAGGACATAGCGCTCGACGGCAAGGGCAACGCGACCCCGGAGGGCGGCGCGTCCCCCTCACCGGGCACCTCCGCGACCCCGGGCACCCCGAGCACGGCTCCCGGTACCCCGAGCACCGCCGCGACCACGGCGCCGGCCTCGGCTCCCGCGAAGATCGCGGTCTCCGTCCGCAACGCCACGAGCGGCAAGGACGGCGCCGGGACCCGGGTCAAGAACCGGGCGAACGAGGTGGCCGTGCTGCTGACCGGCAAGGGCTTCACCAAGGCCGCCGCCGACAACCAGACCGGCGCCGAGGACACCACGGTGGTCCGCTACGCCACGGACGCGCAGGCGGCCGACGCGGGCGTCGTGGCCACCGCCCTGGGCCTGCCCGCCACCGCGGTGCAGAAGTCCGAGGAGGTCTCCGGGATCACCCTGTACGTCGGCAAGGACTGGCGGACCGGCAACGCGCCGACCCCGCCGCCGCCCGCCCCGACCGTGGCCCCGACCTCGGCCCACGCCCTCAACGGCGACAACGAGGGCGCCTGCATGCCGATCCAGCCGGGCTTCACCTGGTAGCGCGCACACGAAAGGGGCCCGGCCCGGCGACTGCGACGATCCGCAGCCTCCGGGCCGGGCCCCTTCGTACGTCTCAGACCTGCGAGGGGTCCTGCCGCACGGCCGGTCGGCGACTCGCGATGACCTTGTCCGCCAGCGCCCGCGGGCTGGTCAGGAAGCCGAAGCCCCAGCTGAGGTGCATGGTCGCCAGGGCGACGGGGATCTGCGCCCGGGCCTTGAGCCCGAGCCCCTTGCCCGCCGGTACGGAGCCCGCGGTGATCGCCGCGAGATAACCGGCCGGGAGGACGAAGCCCAGGGGGGACACGGTCACGCCGACGACCACGCTCGCGGCGAGCGCGCAGACGAGGGTCGGCGGGGCCAGGTAGCGCAGGTTGATGGAGCCCGAGTGGTAGCGGGCCACCACGTGCCGCCAGCGTCCGTAGTCCTTGTACTGCTTGGCCAGCGCCTTGACGGAGCGGCGCGGGCGGTACTGGACCAGCAGCTCCGGCGAGAACCAGATCAGACCACCGGCGTCGCGGATGCGGAAGTTCAGCTCCCAGTCCTGGGCGCGGATGAACTCCTCGTTGTAGCCACCCTGCTGTTCCAGCGCCTCACGGCGGAAGACGCCGAGATAGACGGTCTCGGCCGGTCCCGCCTGGCCTCCGGTGTGGAACGGAGCGTTGCCGACACCGATCTTCGAGGTCATCGCCGCGGCCACGGCCTCTTCCCAGGCGTTCTCGCCCTGGGCGTGCATGATGCCGCCGACGTTCTGGGCGCCGGTCTCCTCCAGGAGGCGGACGGCGGTGGCGATGTAGTTCGGCGACAACATGCCGTGGCCGTCGACGCGCACCACGATCGGGTGGCGGGAGGCCTTGATGGCGGCGTTGAGGGCCGCCGGGGTCCGGCCGGTGGGATTCGGGACGGTGTGGACTCGGGGATCCTCGGCGACGAGTTCGGCGGCGATCTCGTCGGTGCGGTCCGTGGACGGCCCGAGTGCGATCACCACCTCCATCTCGCCCGCGTACTCCTGTTCCAGGATGTGGCGGACGGAATCGCGGAGGTAGTGCTCCTCGTCGAGCACCGGCATGATCACCGAGACTGCGGGCTGCTGGGCGGGCATGTGGTCCTTCAAGGTCGGGTATCGGTGTCACGTTACCGCGTACGGGGGAACCGGGTGCGCGCCGAGCGATCGGTAAGGACAGCTGCTGATCGTATGGGCCTACTGTTCTGCCGAATCAGCTGATCCGGCCAGTGCCCCGGCCGGTCTCCCTGCTGCCCCCCGCGGAGGTGTCCCCCGTGCCCCAGCCGCACCGTCCCGCCCGTCCTGACGGGCCGCCCCGACCGCAGCGCGCCCGACGCGGCGGAGGCGGTCCCGCCCGGCGCCGGGACGGTCGGCCCCGGTGGGGGGTCCGACTCGCGGCCGGCCTGTCGGTGGCGGTGCTCGGCTCCGGGGCCATCGGGCACGCCGTGATGACCGGCCTGGACACCGGGATCGAGCGGGTGGACCCGTTCAAGGACATGAAGAACCGCCCGCAGGCCGGACACGGCCTCAACTTCCTGCTGGTGGGCACGGACGGGCGGGAGAAGGTCACCCCGGAGGAGAAGCGCGAGTACCGGTTGGGCGGCGCGCCCTGCCACTGCACGGACACGATCATGCTCGTGCACCTGTCGGCGGACAAGGAACGCGCCAGTGTGATCAGCCTGCCCCGCGACAGCTACGCCGAGGTGCCCGCCCATCGGGACCTCGTCTCGGGCAAGGCCCACAAGGCCCATCCCGTGCGGCTGAACGCGGCGTACGCGGAGGGCGGGCCCAACCTGACCGTGCGGACCGTGGAGAACATGACCCGGGTGAAGATCGACCACTACCTGGAGGTCGACTTCACCAGCTTCATGAAGACGGTCGACGCGATGGGCGGCGTGGAGATCTGCACGGCGAAGACCATGCGCGACCGCAACACCGGCCTCGACCTGCTGCCCGGCAGCCACCGCCTCAGCGGTGGCCAGGCCCTGCAGTACGTGCGTTCGCGCCATGTCGACGGGGCCTCCGACCTCGGCCGGATGCAGCGCCAGCAACGGTTCGTCGCCGCCCTGATCAAACAGGCGACCGGGGGCGGGGTGCTGCTGAACCCGGTGAAGTTCAAGGAGGTCAGCTCCACCCTCCTCGGCTCCGTCCGGGCCGACAAGGACTTCGGCTCGGAGCAGATGCTGGCCCTCGGGCAGGCGATGCGGGACTTCACCCCGTCCTCCTCGGAATTCGCCTCGGTGCCCATCGGCAGCCCGTCCTTCCCCGTGAAGGGCATCGGGTCCACCGTGAAGTGGGACGAGCCGAAGGCGGCCAAGCTGTTCGAGGCGCTGCGCCAGGACCGGCCGCTGGCCCCGGCGCGGCCCGGGAAGACGGAGGGCGGCCCGCCCGCGGCGGTGCCCGTGGACGTGCCCCCGCGCCAGGTCCGGGTCCAGGTGGAGAACGGCACCCGGATCGACGGGCTGGGCGGACGGGTGGACTCCGCGCTGCGGGCCACCGGCTTCGACACCACCCGGGCCCCGGGCAACGGCGCGAGCCGCGAGGTCAAGCGCACGGTGATCACCTACGACCCCCGCTGGGACCGCTCCGCCCGCTCGGTGGCGACCGCGCTGCCGGGCAGCGAGCTGCGGGCGGTGGCGGGCCAGGGCCGGACGGTCGTGGTGGTCGCGGGGGCGGACTACCGCAAGGTGGTGCCGGTGCGGGCCGAGGACCCGTACCAGGGCACCTTCGGGGTGGTCACCGGCGACGAGGTGGTCTGCGGGAAGTAGCCCCGGCCGGGCGGCCGGCCGTTCAGCGGACGCGCTCCACCAGGGAGACCTGGAGGCCGTGGACCTTCTTCGTCTCGACCAGCTTGTAGTGCTTCTCCAGCGCCTCGGCCTGTGCCTCCGGGAGCTTGTGGTACGGGTTCTTCGTACCGCTCCACGTGACCACCCACACCCGCTGGGTGGTGCCGAGGCACTGCTCGGGCTGCGCGCACTCCACCGGGAACAGGTCGTCGTTCGCCACGGCCGAGCGCTGCGCGAACACGTCGCGGAGCTCGACCCGCTCCGGCAGGAAGTACTCGACCTGGAAATCGGTCATGTACACGCTGTCGGCGCCCCGGATCGGTACGAAGCCGTCACCCGGCCGGTAGCCCTTGGCGATGACCGCCGCGGCCTCCTCGCCCTCGCGGCCGGCCTTGATCGTCTCGGTACGGATCTGGCGCTGGTCGGGAAGGCCGAGGAGGATCACCGCGGCCAGGCCGGCCACCCCGAGCGGCCGGGGCCTGAGGGCGGCCAGACCGGCGGCGGCGAGGACCACCCAGGCGGGCATGGTGAAGAGCAGGTAGCGGTCCATGAAGTACGAGGTGCTGCCCTGCGAGACCACCCAGGCGGCCGCGATCGGGGCCGCGCCGACGAGCGCGAGCTCCACGGCGGGCCGACGGCCGCGACTCCACGCGAGCGGGAGCAGCGCCATCGCCGCGACGGCGAGCGCGATGAGCGGGGAGCCGAAGAGGGCGTCCCACACGTCGGCGATGCTGCGCAGATGCGGGGTCTTGATCCAGCTGATCTGGCGGCCGACCTGGCGCTGCCCCAGCAGCACCAGCGGGATCACCGGGAGCAAGCTGACGACGACGGTCACCGCGTAGGCGATGACGGTGCGGCCGTGCCGGTCGTGCCGCCAGCGCAGGAGCACGATCAGGGCGTGCGGCAGCAGGAAGAGCAGGGAGACGATGTGGAACAGTCCGGCGGCCGCCACGGCGACGGCGTACGGGGCCCAGCGCCGCGGGGTCGGCCGCTCCAGCGCCCGCATCAGCAGCCAGGTCGCGGCGGTGACCGCGAGCACGACGAAGGCGTAGGAGCGGGCCTCCTGGCCGTACCGAGAGACGGACGGGAGCAGGGCGAAGAGCAGGCCGGCGAAGACGGCGGTGCGGCGGTCGAACAGCATGCGGGCGGTCAGCACGACGAAGGCGGCGGCGCCGGCCATGGCGATCGCCGAGGGCATCCGGAGCATGACCTCGGAGTCGCCGAAGACGGATATCCAGCCGTGCAGCAGCAGGTAGTAGAGGCCCGAGACGGCGTCCACATGGCCCAGCATCCCGATCAGGTCGCCGGTGCTGCGTATCGCGGCGTTCCAGCTGGCGAGCTCGTCGCGCCAGAGCTGGGGGTTGCCGCTGCCCACGGTGGCGACCACGAGGGTCAGCACGGCGGCCCACAGCCAGTCGAAGCGGGCCGAGCGCGGTGTGCGCGAAGCGCCCCGGTGGCCCGCTGCGTCGTCCGAGGCCGCCTCGGAGGCGGGGCGGCCGGTCGGGGAAGGCAGGGTATGGGTCGTCATCGGGAGGAACCTGCCATGTCGTTCGAGTTCCGTTCGCGGTCCGCGGCGCGGTCCCGCACCGGCGGGTCGGCCCTCAGCGGGAAGATGCCGGGGGCGTCGATCATGCGCTGCATGAGAGCCGACAGCGGCCGCTCGGCGTAGCGGTGCACGATCCACGACAACAGGAGTACACAGGCAAGCACGGCGAGCAGGGTCGCTCCGACGCCCATACCGTGGTTGCGGGCCCAGCGGATCAGAGCGAATCCGATCTCCTGGTGCAGCAGGTACACGGGGTACGTGAGGGCGCCGGCGACGGTCAGCCACTTCCATTGGATCCGGTCGAAGGCACCCATCGCCACCGCCAGCACCACGCCGAAGGCGAGGAGGGAGAAGCCGGCCATCACGTTCCAGCTCAGCGAGTGCATGACGCCGTACTCGTAACTGCCCTTCGTGCCCAGCAGCTGATGCTGGGCCACCAGCCAGGAGAACCCGACGACGCCCAGGAGCAGCCAGTTCGTGCCGAACCGATAGATCAGGAACATGGCGATACCGGCGATGAAGTACGGGGCGTACTCCGGCATGACGAACATCTTCAGCAGCGCATTGTCCGCCTTGTCGGCGACCACGGACAGGATCATCCAGATCCCGCAGAAGGCCAGCACCCTGCGGTAGGTGACGCCGAGCGCCACGACGACGGCGAACAGCAGGTAGAAGCGCAGTTCGACCCAGAGGGTCCAGTAGACGGGGTCCACCTCGGTGACACCCAGTGGCAACTGGAGCATCGTGAAGTTGGAGAGCACGTCCGTCTTGCTGAGATGAGGTCGGTTGCGCGCCGTCGCCGCGTAGTTCACCACGAGGGTCGTGAGGATGATCGCGACCCAGTAGGCGGGCAGGAGCCGCACGACGCGGGAGTTGAAGTACTGGCGGGGCGTCTTGCCCCAGCAGGACATGCAAATGACGAAGCCGCTGATCAGGAAGAACAGCTCGACCCCGAGGAAGCCGTACGCGGTGAACCGGTGCAGTTCCGGCATCAGCTCCCGGGGCGTGCCGTCCCAGACCTCCGGCATGCGGTTGACGCCGGTCCAGTGGAAGGCGACCACCATGAGGGCGGCCACCAGACGCAGGCCGTCCAGGGCCCGGAGCCGCGGGCGTCGGCCGGTACCAGCTGCGACGGGCGTCGGGGAAGGATGCGGCACCGTTGGCGAGCTGCTGCCCGGCGCCAGGGGTACGACCGTCGACATAGAGGAACTTCTCCACTGCTGAGCCGGGTTAAGGGCCACGTCGGTTCGCCCGGTGAGCCCGAACGTCAGCTCATAAGTCTACGTGGGGCCCTTGTCGGGGCGGCGCGGGCGGTTGACGAAAGTGAGGCAGGACTCACCGCCGGGCCGTTGGGCTGTGCGGTGTCGCTCAGAGCTCTTCGTCGAAGCCCTGGGCGGAGCGCTCCTCGCGCAGCGCCATGATGGCCTGGCGGCGGGCCAGGCGGTGGGTGCGGCGGATCTGGGCCTCCTGGTAGCGCCGCTCGTCCTGCTCCGTCTCCAGGATGACGGGCGGGACTTGGCGGGGCTTGCCCTCGGCGTCCACGGCCGCGAAGACGAGGTAGGCGCTGCCGACCTGGGTGGCGGGGGTGGACTCGTTCCACCGCTCCGCGAGGACCCGTACGCCGATCTCCATGGAGGAGCGGCCGGTCCAGTTGCACTGGGCCTTGACGTGGACGAGGTCACCCACGCGCACGGGAGCGAGGAAGGCCATCTCGTCCATGGACGCGGTGACCGCCGGTCCGCCGGAGTGGCGGCCGGCCACGGCGCCCGCCGCGTCGTCCACCAGCTTCATGATCACGCCGCCGTGCACCGAGCCGAGGAGGTTGGTGTCGTTGGCGGTCATGATGTGGCTGAGGGTGGTGCGGGAGGCCGAGATCGGCTTCCCGGGCAGCTCGCCCGGTGTTTCTGTCATACGGACACCTTAGATGCGCGCCGGAGGCATCAGCTCTGCAACAGCCCGGTACGGATCCGCCCCCGGGCTGTCGGACGACGCGCCCGGGCATGCATCCTTGGGCACATGAATGACTGGCCGGAGCGGCGGGACGACGGGTACGGGCGCGGCAGCGCGCAGGCGCGGCCGGAGGGCGCGCAGCGGATGCCGCACGTGCAGCGGCAGCCGCAGCAGCCGCAGAGGCCTCCGCGACCGCCGCAGCAGCCGCAGCCCGGCCGGCCGGGGGTCCCGCCACAGCAGCACGGCGGGTACGACGGCGGGTACGACAGCGGCTACAACACCGGTCAGGTCTACGGGACGCCTGCGGGCGGAAGTCCGGGTGGACCGGGCGGGCCGGGTGTGCCGTCGCAGCGGCCGTCGGGACCGTCCGGACCGTCGGGGCCCGGCCACGCGCCGGACTGGGGCAGGCGGATCAAGATCGGTTCGATCGTGCTGGTCTCCGCGCTGCTGGTGACGACGGTGGGCACCTACTTCTGGGCGGACTCCAAGGTGCGCCGCGAGGTGGACCTCTCCAAGGTCATCGAGCGCCCGAAGGAGGGCGACTGCACGACGTACCTGATCGTGGGCTCCGACAGCCGCGAGGGCATGTCCGACGAGGAGAAGAAGAAGCTGCACACGGGCTCGGCCGAGGGCAAGCGGACCGACTCGATGATGATCCTCGCCAAGTGCTCCAGCGGGAACACGATGATCTCGCTGCCGCGCGACTCGGACGTGGAGATCCCGTCCTTCGTCGGCTCCGAGTCGGGCAAGAAGTTCCCCGCGCAGGGGCGCCGGGTCAAGCTCAACGCGGCGTACGCGGAGGACGGGCCGGAGCTGCTGGTGCGGACGGTGGAGCACAACACCGGCCTGCGGATCGACCACTACGCGGAGATCGGCTTCGCCGGCTTCGCGAACATCGTGGACGCGCTGGGCGGGGTGGAGCTGGACATCGAGAAGGGCTTCAAGGACGAGAAGTCCGGCGCCGACTTCCAGGCCGGCAAGCAGACCCTGAACGGCGAGCAGTCCCTGGCCTTCGTACGGACCCGGTACGCCTTCGCCGAGTCGGACCTTCAACGGACGAAGAACCAGCAGAAGTTCCTGTCCGCGCTGGCGAGCCAGGCGGCCACGCCGTCCACGATCGTGAACCCGTTCGCGCTGTACCCGATGCTGGGAGCCGGGCTGGACACGCTGATCGTGGACAAGGACATGGGCCTGTGGGACATGGGCCAGATGTTCTTCGCGATGAAGGGCGTCAACGGCGGTGAAGGCGTCTCGATGAACATGCCGATCTCCGGCCAGCGCGGCGGCAACCTCGTCTGGGACAAGGCGAAGGTGCAGCAGCTGGTGAAGGAGATCCAGAACGACGAGAAGGTCACCGTCCGCGGCCAGTGACCCGGTGTAAGGAAAATGGGGCACCCTGAGGGGTGCCCCATTTTCCGTGAGAGCGTGAGAGCGTGAGAGCGGGTCAGCGCTTGCCGGCGCGGGCGCGCAGCTTCCACGGCATGGCGATGGACTCCAGCTGGACCGCGAGGTTCATCTTGGACTCACCGACGGTGCGGTCCTCGAAGTGGATCGGGACCTCCATCACCTGGAAGTCGCGGCGCAGCGCCTTGAACTTCATCTCCACCTGGAAGCTGTAGCCCGCGCTGCCGACCGACGCCAGGTCGATCCCGCGCAGCGCCTCGGCGCTCCACAGGTTGAAGCCGCCCGTGATGTCGCGCACGCGGGTGCCCAGGATGGTGCTCGCGTAGGCGTTGGCCCAGCGGGAGAGCAGCTTGCGGTGCGCGCCCCACGCGTCGGACAGGGTGCCGCCGGGGACGTAGCGGCTGCCGACGACGAGACCGGCGCCGGTGGACAGGGCCACGCCCAGCATCTCGGCGATCTTGCCGGCCGGGTGGGAGCCGTCCGCGTCCATCTGGAGCACGTACTCGGCGCCGTCCTCGACGGCCTTGGCCATGCCGGCGGCGTAGGCGCGGCCGAGGCCGTCCTTCGCCGTGCGGTGCAGCACCGACATGCGCGGGGCGCCGTCCTCGGTGAGGTAGCCCTCGGCGAGTTCGTCGGCGATCCGGCCCGTGCCGTCGGGCGAGGAGTCGTCGACGATCAGCAGGCGCAGGCCGGGCTGGTCCAGGCCCATGATGAGCTCGGCCATGCCCGGCAGGTTGCCGGCTTCGTTGTACGTGGGCATGACCACGGTGAGCGGGGTCTGCGCCCACGCGTCGGGGAGCTTGGTGGTCACGATGTCGGTGGCGCGGGGAGTCTGCTGCTCGCCTATCACAGGGGTATGCCTCACTGAAGTCGGTCGGTACGCGCGTCCCTATCCGGGGTCACCGGTCGGAGGAAAAGCGGACTGCGGCCGCAGGCAGTTCAGCCTCGCACCACACCCGCGCCCCTGCGCGAAGTTCGTTGTCAGCCCCTACGACCGCACCGTCGCCGATGACCGCGCCGTCCAGGACTGTGCGCGATC comes from Streptomyces virginiae and encodes:
- a CDS encoding LCP family protein; this translates as MNDWPERRDDGYGRGSAQARPEGAQRMPHVQRQPQQPQRPPRPPQQPQPGRPGVPPQQHGGYDGGYDSGYNTGQVYGTPAGGSPGGPGGPGVPSQRPSGPSGPSGPGHAPDWGRRIKIGSIVLVSALLVTTVGTYFWADSKVRREVDLSKVIERPKEGDCTTYLIVGSDSREGMSDEEKKKLHTGSAEGKRTDSMMILAKCSSGNTMISLPRDSDVEIPSFVGSESGKKFPAQGRRVKLNAAYAEDGPELLVRTVEHNTGLRIDHYAEIGFAGFANIVDALGGVELDIEKGFKDEKSGADFQAGKQTLNGEQSLAFVRTRYAFAESDLQRTKNQQKFLSALASQAATPSTIVNPFALYPMLGAGLDTLIVDKDMGLWDMGQMFFAMKGVNGGEGVSMNMPISGQRGGNLVWDKAKVQQLVKEIQNDEKVTVRGQ
- a CDS encoding acyl-CoA thioesterase, encoding MTETPGELPGKPISASRTTLSHIMTANDTNLLGSVHGGVIMKLVDDAAGAVAGRHSGGPAVTASMDEMAFLAPVRVGDLVHVKAQCNWTGRSSMEIGVRVLAERWNESTPATQVGSAYLVFAAVDAEGKPRQVPPVILETEQDERRYQEAQIRRTHRLARRQAIMALREERSAQGFDEEL
- a CDS encoding acyltransferase family protein; amino-acid sequence: MSTVVPLAPGSSSPTVPHPSPTPVAAGTGRRPRLRALDGLRLVAALMVVAFHWTGVNRMPEVWDGTPRELMPELHRFTAYGFLGVELFFLISGFVICMSCWGKTPRQYFNSRVVRLLPAYWVAIILTTLVVNYAATARNRPHLSKTDVLSNFTMLQLPLGVTEVDPVYWTLWVELRFYLLFAVVVALGVTYRRVLAFCGIWMILSVVADKADNALLKMFVMPEYAPYFIAGIAMFLIYRFGTNWLLLGVVGFSWLVAQHQLLGTKGSYEYGVMHSLSWNVMAGFSLLAFGVVLAVAMGAFDRIQWKWLTVAGALTYPVYLLHQEIGFALIRWARNHGMGVGATLLAVLACVLLLSWIVHRYAERPLSALMQRMIDAPGIFPLRADPPVRDRAADRERNSNDMAGSSR
- a CDS encoding glycosyltransferase family 39 protein — encoded protein: MTTHTLPSPTGRPASEAASDDAAGHRGASRTPRSARFDWLWAAVLTLVVATVGSGNPQLWRDELASWNAAIRSTGDLIGMLGHVDAVSGLYYLLLHGWISVFGDSEVMLRMPSAIAMAGAAAFVVLTARMLFDRRTAVFAGLLFALLPSVSRYGQEARSYAFVVLAVTAATWLLMRALERPTPRRWAPYAVAVAAAGLFHIVSLLFLLPHALIVLLRWRHDRHGRTVIAYAVTVVVSLLPVIPLVLLGQRQVGRQISWIKTPHLRSIADVWDALFGSPLIALAVAAMALLPLAWSRGRRPAVELALVGAAPIAAAWVVSQGSTSYFMDRYLLFTMPAWVVLAAAGLAALRPRPLGVAGLAAVILLGLPDQRQIRTETIKAGREGEEAAAVIAKGYRPGDGFVPIRGADSVYMTDFQVEYFLPERVELRDVFAQRSAVANDDLFPVECAQPEQCLGTTQRVWVVTWSGTKNPYHKLPEAQAEALEKHYKLVETKKVHGLQVSLVERVR
- a CDS encoding LCP family protein — protein: MPQPHRPARPDGPPRPQRARRGGGGPARRRDGRPRWGVRLAAGLSVAVLGSGAIGHAVMTGLDTGIERVDPFKDMKNRPQAGHGLNFLLVGTDGREKVTPEEKREYRLGGAPCHCTDTIMLVHLSADKERASVISLPRDSYAEVPAHRDLVSGKAHKAHPVRLNAAYAEGGPNLTVRTVENMTRVKIDHYLEVDFTSFMKTVDAMGGVEICTAKTMRDRNTGLDLLPGSHRLSGGQALQYVRSRHVDGASDLGRMQRQQRFVAALIKQATGGGVLLNPVKFKEVSSTLLGSVRADKDFGSEQMLALGQAMRDFTPSSSEFASVPIGSPSFPVKGIGSTVKWDEPKAAKLFEALRQDRPLAPARPGKTEGGPPAAVPVDVPPRQVRVQVENGTRIDGLGGRVDSALRATGFDTTRAPGNGASREVKRTVITYDPRWDRSARSVATALPGSELRAVAGQGRTVVVVAGADYRKVVPVRAEDPYQGTFGVVTGDEVVCGK